The following proteins are co-located in the Diorhabda carinulata isolate Delta chromosome 4, icDioCari1.1, whole genome shotgun sequence genome:
- the LOC130892348 gene encoding dynein light chain Tctex-type 5-like, with protein sequence MSSNSLLTQTHDIIRYANTYKLEPDNPFDPEKVEKVLKEILQEAMENLVYDPDQCVKQAKWASYMIRKKVKELNFDRYKIISIVTIGEKRDQSVNIVCQFLWDSSKDRFSTISIENSNVYGIAYCFGLYYE encoded by the exons ATGAGTTCAAATTCTTTGTTAACTCAAACACACGAT ataattcGTTATGCTAATACTTATAAACTGGAACCTGATAATCCTTTTGATccagaaaaagtagaaaaagttttaaaagaaattcTACAAGAAGCAATGGAAAATCTTGTATACGATCCCGATCAATGTGTGAAGCAAGCTAAATGGGCTTCATATATGATCAGGAAAAAAGTGAAAGAGTTAAATTTTGATAG atataaaattataagcaTTGTTACAATAGGAGAAAAACGAGATCAATCTGTTAATATAGTTTGCCAATTTTTATGGGATAGTAGTAAGGATCGATTTTCTACAATttctatagaaaattcaaatgtttATGGAATTGCTTATTGTTTTGGTTTGTATTacgaataa